A genomic region of Trifolium pratense cultivar HEN17-A07 linkage group LG3, ARS_RC_1.1, whole genome shotgun sequence contains the following coding sequences:
- the LOC123912826 gene encoding non-classical arabinogalactan protein 31-like has product MAKTLAMLLLFLQLTSFIAFAEHLETLLPTYPPHHSHSPLHPPTKSPHHPPSNAPHHHHHHHNHTPSPAPSPISHTPSHPPHHSTPVPAKPPTGHHHHHHPPAYAPVKPPIHTPVVPTHPPLHPPVPAHPPLHPSPVPRRFIAVQGVVYVKSCKYAGVHTLLGAKALHGAVVKLQCNSTKYKFVQTHKTDKNGYFFIEGPKSIKTYAPHKCNVVLVSAPNGLKPSNLNGGLTGAALRSGKPYVSKGLHFTIYTVGPLAFEPKCPR; this is encoded by the exons ATGGCCAAAACCCTTGCAATGTTGCTTCTTTTCCTTCAACTAACCTCTTTCATTGCATTTGCCGAACACCTTGAAACTCTTCTACCAACTTACCCTCCTCATCACTCACATTCTCCACTTCACCCTCCAACTAAGTCACCACATCATCCACCGTCTAACGCCCctcaccaccatcatcaccaCCATAATCACACACCATCCCCTGCTCCTTCCCCTATTTCTCACACTCCTTCACACCCTCCTCACCATTCTACCCCTGTTCCTGCTAAACCACCAACTggtcaccaccaccatcatcacccACCTGCTTATGCTCCTGTTAAGCCTCCTATTCACACTCCCGTTGTTCCAACACACCCACCATTGCACCCCCCTGTTCCAGCTCACCCACCATTGCATCCTTCTCCTGTTCCTAGACGCTTTATAGCTGTTCAAGGTGTTGTTTATGTCAAATCTTGCAAGTATGCTGGTGTTCATACTCTCTTGGGAGCTAAAGCACTTCATG GTGCCGTTGTGAAGCTACAATGTAACAGCACAAAGTACAAGTTTGTTCAAACACATAAGACTGATAAGAATGGTTATTTCTTCATTGAAGGCCCAAAGAGTATCAAAACCTATGCACCTCATAAGTGTAATGTTGTTTTGGTTAGTGCTCCAAATGGGCTGAAGCCTTCAAATCTTAATGGTGGGCTTACTGGTGCTGCTCTTAGGTCCGGGAAACCTTATGTGTCTAAGGGTCTTCATTTCACTATTTACACTGTTGGGCCTCTTGCATTTGAGCCCAAATGTCCTCGTTAA
- the LOC123914876 gene encoding non-classical arabinogalactan protein 30-like, with translation MTIIKIARKLKRAVVKLQCNSTKYKFVQTHKTDKNGYFFIEGPKSIKTYAPHKCNVVLVSAPNGLKPSNLNGGLTGAALRSGKPYVSKGLHFTIYTVGPLAFEPKCPR, from the exons atgacaataattaaaatcGCAAGAAAATTGAAAC GTGCCGTTGTGAAGCTACAATGTAACAGCACAAAGTACAAGTTTGTTCAAACACATAAGACTGATAAGAATGGTTATTTCTTCATTGAAGGCCCAAAGAGTATCAAAACCTATGCACCTCATAAGTGTAATGTTGTTTTGGTTAGTGCTCCAAATGGGCTGAAGCCTTCAAATCTTAATGGTGGGCTTACTGGTGCTGCTCTTAGGTCCGGGAAACCTTATGTGTCTAAGGGTCTTCATTTCACTATTTACACTGTTGGGCCTCTTGCATTTGAGCCCAAATGTCCTCGTTAA